The following are encoded in a window of Carya illinoinensis cultivar Pawnee chromosome 15, C.illinoinensisPawnee_v1, whole genome shotgun sequence genomic DNA:
- the LOC122296881 gene encoding protein BPS1, chloroplastic-like: MVLLVEKISKLYSKLENHHHQGHKHHQYSETLSVSLQAFQSEVSNCLNQLWLDSKPGSEILSLPWIRQCLALIPVINKAFAKLLVDIDFPVSDWEDSAVEEYLNYSLSLLGLFNSINSSLACFEHVRLSLAHALSLVENSPSSAVVRLTAIQQRSPNKDFKKGETKEEGKGNIFSGKQWITHQALIVVKSIGFWVCGIVLSGLSSDGKPYLEMRKLVGGLIFSSFLELDSSICEIVMEKGTVLKEIKELNDTVTSLVATIVSGKHIEAAEELQRELEVSEKLLEGLHKDVDRLFYEVIAGRNKLLNCLGHR, encoded by the coding sequence ATGGTTCTCTTGGTAGAAAAAATCAGTAAGCTCTACTCCAAACTGGAGAATCACCACCACCAAGGCCACAAGCATCACCAATATTCTGAAACCTTATCGGTTTCCCTACAGGCCTTTCAATCTGAGGTCTCGAATTGCTTAAACCAGTTATGGTTAGATTCGAAACCCGGATCAGAAATCCTGTCCTTGCCATGGATTCGACAATGTTTAGCCCTCATTCCCGTCATCAACAAAGCTTTTGCAAAACTTCTTGTGGATATAGACTTCCCTGTTAGTGACTGGGAGGATTCTGCAGTTGAAGAATATCTGAACTACAGCTTGAGTTTGCTGGGACTTTTCAATTCAATTAATTCCTCTCTTGCATGTTTTGAGCATGTTCGGCTTTCGCTAGCTCATGCATTAAGCCTTGTGGAGAATTCTCCTTCCTCAGCGGTAGTCCGTCTGACAGCAATTCAGCAAAGAAGTCCCAACAAGGATTTCAAGAAAGGTGAAACCAAGGAAGAAGGTAAAGGAAATATTTTCTCTGGCAAGCAATGGATTACGCATCAAGCCTTGATAGTCGTGAAGAGTATCGGATTCTGGGTATGTGGGATTGTGTTGTCCGGTTTAAGCAGTGACGGGAAGCCATATTTGGAGATGAGAAAATTGGTGGGTGGGttgattttttcttcatttctcgAATTGGATTCAAGTATATGTGAGATTGTTATGGAGAAAGGGACTGTCTTAAAGGAGATAAAGGAGCTGAATGATACAGTGACTTCCCTTGTTGCTACCATTGTAAGTGGGAAACACATCGAAGCAGCTGAAGAATTGCAGAGAGAATTGGAGGTGTCTGAAAAACTGTTGGAGGGTTTGCATAAAGATGTGGATCGTCTCTTCTATGAGGTTATAGCGGGCAGAAATAAGTTGCTTAATTGCCTTGGACACCGTTAA